The Christiangramia forsetii KT0803 DNA segment GAAAATAAAATCGATGAAATCGAGCAATTATTAAAAGTAAAAAATTTCGCTTCTTATAATTTTAGTAGGAGCGATGATCCTAGATCTAATTTAACAGACGAGCAATATAAGACTGTAGTGAAAGAAGCCAAAGAACATTGCCACAGAGGAGATGTTTTTCAACTCGTACTTTCCCGAAGATTTTCTCAGAAATTCAAAGGCGATGAATTTAACGTTTATAGAGCTCTTCGTAATGTAAACCCTTCCCCTTACCTCTTTTATTTTGACTACGGAAACTTTAAAATTTTTGGAAGTTCTCCTGAAGCACAATTAGTGGTAGATAAAGGTAGGGCCGAAATTCATCCAATTGCCGGCACCTTTAAAAGAACCGGAAACGATGAAAAAGATGCTGAAATCGCAAAGGAATTAGCGATTGACGAAAAAGAGAATTCTGAGCATGTAATGTTGGTAGATCTTGCTCGAAATGATCTTAGCCGAAATGGAAGCGATGTAAAAGTCGAAAATTATCGTGAAATTCAGTTTTTTTCTCATGTGATTCACCTGGTAAGTAAGGTAACCGGAAAAAAACATCCTAATGTTTCAACCCCACAAATTGTTGCTGATACGTTCCCTGCCGGAACTTTAAGTGGAGCTCCAAAACCTATGGCTCTCAAACTAATTGAAAAGTTTGAAAATGTAAACAGGAGTGCGTATGGTGGAGCGATTGGCTTTATGGATTTTGAAGGTAACTTTAATCACGCCATTATCATCAGGTCTTTTGTGAGTAAAAATCATGAATTGCATTATCAGGCCGGAGCCGGAATTGTTTCTGAATCCAAACCTGAAAACGAACTACAGGAGGTATATAATAAATTAGGCGCTTTAACCAAAGCCCTTGAAATTGCTGAAGAAATTTAGAATGAAAGAAATAAAGAAAATACTGGTTATAGATAATTACGATTCTTTCGTATATAATCTGGTTCATTACCTTGAGGAACTGGATTGCAAAGTGATAGTAAGAAGAAACGATAAGCTGCATATAGATGATGTGGAAGAATATGACAAAATTCTATTGTCTCCCGGCCCCGGAATTCCTGAGGAGGCCGGACTTTTAAAACCAATTATTGAAAAATATGCGGCTACAAAAAGCATCCTTGGAGTTTGTCTGGGGATGCAGGCAATTGGTGAAGTTTTCGGTGGTAAATTATTGAATCTTGATGAAGTTCATCATGGGGTAGCGACTAAGATTACATTATTCGTAGATGACGAATATTTATTTGATGGTCTGGAAAAAGAACTCATAGTGGGAAGATATCATTCCTGGGTTGTAGAAAAGAACCTACCTCCTACCCTTCAGGCTACAAGTTATGATGAAAAAGGCGAGATCATGTCGCTAAGGCATAAAGAATTTGATGTTCGCGGAGTTCAGTTTCATCCGGAATCTGTCTTAACACCCGAAGGTAAGAAAATGATCAAAAACTGGGTGGAAGGTCCTGTTAAAAAACATGTTGCGCAAGAAAAAGCAGAAAAAACTATTCAGTAAAAATATTGATATCAATCGTCATCCTGTCTCCTTGAACGAAGTCGAAAGGTCAGGATCTTTAGAGAAGCTGAAACAAGTTCAGCTTGACGAATCATAAGATTTTATATAATAATGAAAGAACTTTTAAATAGACTTATCAGTCACGAAACGATAAGTACCGACGAAGCCAAGCAGGTTATTTTTAATATTTCAGAAGGAAAATATAATGACACCCAGATCGCTGCTTTTTTAACGGTATATATGATGAGAAGCATTACCATTGAGGAGCTTGAAGGTTTTAGGGATGCATTATTGGAATTATGTATTAAAGTAGATCTATCTGCTTACAATGCCGTTGATCTCTGCGGAACAGGTGGCGACGGAAAAGACACTTTTAATGTTTCTACTACTTCCTCCTTTGTTACTGCCGGCGCTGGTGTTAAAGTCGCTAAACATGGTAACTATGGAGTCTCCTCGGTGAGTGGAAGTTCTAATGTAATGGAATATCTTGGTATCAAATTTAGCAGTGATGCCGGTTTTCTCGAAAAATGTATAGATCAGGCCAATATTTGTATTTTACATGCTCCATTATTTCACCCGGCAATGAAGAATGTTGGACCGGTTAGGAAAAGTCTGGCGGTAAAAACATTTTTTAATATGTTGGGACCTATGGTAAATCCAGCTTTTCCGAAAAATCAACTGGTGGGAGTTTTTAGTCTTGAATTGGCAAGAATGTACGCTTACCTATATCAAAATACCGATAAGAATTATACTATTTTACATTCGTTAGATGGGTATGATGAGATCTCTCTTACCGGAGAAACTAAAAGTATTAGTAATAATTCTGAAAGAATTTTAAAAGCTTCAGATTTTGGAGTTTCAGAATTAAAACAAACCGAAATTGCCGGTGGTGGCTCCGTTGAAAGTTCTGCTGAAATTCTCACCAATATTCTCAAAGGGAAAGGCAGCCAGGCTCAAAATAATGTGGTTTGCGCAAATGCTGGTATGGCGATTGCAACTTCCAGGAATATGAGTCCGCACGAAGGGTTTGCAGAAGCAAAGGAGTCCCTGGAATCTGGAAAAGCCTTTGATAGTTTTAAGAAATTACAGAAATTAAGTCAAAATTGAATTAAATGAATATTCTCGATAAGATAATTGCAGATAAATTCAAGGAAGTAGAATTAAAAAAATCATTGATTCCGGTTTCTCAACTTGAGAATTCTGTATTATTTGACAGAAAATGTATTTCTCTGGCTGAAAGCTTAAAAAATGGTTCCGGTATTATTGCGGAGCATAAAAGGAGATCACCATCAAAATCTGTGATCAATCAAAGCCTGAATGTTCAGGATGTCGTAAAAGGATATGAAGAAGCCGAGGTTTCAGGAATTTCAGTACTTACAGACGGGAAATATTTTGGTGGTTCATTAGAAGATTTGCTTTATGCGCGAGCTTCCGTAAATACGCCACTTCTTCGGAAGGAATTTATGGTCGATGCATATCAGGTTTCCGAAGCAAAAGCCTATGGTGCAGATGCCATTCTATTGATTGCTGCGGTTTTATCTGAAAAACAATTGATCTATCTTGCAGATTCCGCGAAAAAACTTGGAATGGATGTTCTATTAGAAATTCATAATGAAGAAGAATTGCAAAAATCTTTAAATGTAAATGCTGATATGATCGGAGTAAATAACCGAAACCTAAAGACTTTTGAAGTGAGTATTGATACTTCAAAAAGGCTGGCAAAGCTTATTCCAAATGAATTCGTTAAAGTTTCAGAAAGTGGAATTAGTACTACTGCGGCTATTACAGATCTTAAAAATTACGGCTTTGAAGGATTTCTGATCGGTGAAAACTTCATGAAAACCGATAATCCCGGAGCTGCGGCAAAAGAATTTATTACAGAATTAAAATCTATGGCATAAATGGATCTAGAAAACATGAAAGAAAAATCCATGGTTACTTCGGCTTCTGGACAAAGTTCAGGATTGAGCTTAAAAGTATGCGGAATGCAAAATTCTGGAAATATGATCCAGGTATCAGAATTAAAACCCGATTATATGGGTTTGATATTTTATGATAAATCTCCTCGTTACTTTGACGGTGACCTGCCGGAAATTGATCCGGAAATTAAAAAAACCGGTGTTTTTGTAAACGCTGAAATTCAGGAAATCAAAGAAAAGGTTTTAAAATATAATTTAAATGCCGTTCAGCTGCATGGGGAAGAATCGGCTGGTTTTTCTAAAGATCTTAGGACTGAACTTCAGAAATCTGGGAATACGCCAGAATTAATTAAAGTGTTTTCTGTGGGCGATGATTTTGATTTTCAGGAAATAAAAGCTTTTGAAGGAATCGTTGATTATTTTTTATTCGATACAAAAGGTGCCTTAAGAGGAGGAAATGGAACCGAATTTAATTGGCAAATTCTGAAGGACTATCCATCAAACACGCCGTTCTTTTTAAGTGGAGGGATTGGTCCTGAACACGGAAGAGCGATTACCGAATTAAAAAGCCATTTTCATAAAAAAGGCAAACCGGAATTGCTATATGCTATAGATGTAAATAGCAAATTTGAACTAAAACCCGGATTAAAGAAATTAAAGGAATTGAAAGATTTTAAAACTCAGATAAATTCATAGAATGAGCTATCAGGTTAATGAAAATGGATATTACGGAGAATTTGGCGGCGCCTATATTCCCGAAATGTTATATCCAAATGTAGAAGAATTGCGTTCGCGTTATTTAGATATTATGCAGGAAGAATCCTTTCAGAAGGAATTTAAGGAACTTTTGAAGGAATATGTTGGACGCCCAACTCCTCTTTATTATGCGAAACGATTTAGTGAAAAATACGGCACTAAAGTATATTTAAAGAGAGAAGATCTTTGTCATACAGGAGCGCACAAGGTCAACAACACTATTGGCCAGATTCTAATGGCCCAAAAACTTGGCAAGAAGCGAATTATTGCTGAAACCGGAGCCGGACAACATGGTGTAGCTACGGCAACGGTTTGCGCTCTTATGGGTATGGAATGTATCGTCTATATGGGTGAGATCGATATAGATCGCCAGGCGCCAAATGTGGCCCGGATGAAAATGCTCGGTGCCAAAGTGGTTCCGGCAAAGTCGGGAAGCCGCACCCTTAAGGATGCAACGAACGAAGCTATTAGAGACTGGATCAACAATCCTGTAGATACGCATTATATTATTGGATCTGTAGTAGGACCACATCCTTATCCCGATATGGTGGCCAGGTTTCAGGCTGTAATTTCTGAGGAGATTAAAAATCAATTAAAGGAAAAAGAAGGTAAAGAAGAGCCAGATTTTGTTGTGGCCTGTGTAGGTGGCGGAAGTAATGCTGCCGGTGCTTACTATCATTATCTTGATAATCCTGATGTTGGAATTATTGCTGTGGAAGCTGCCGGAAAAGGAATTAATTCAGGTGAAAGTGCAGCAACCTCAGCACTTGGAAAAGCTGGAATTATTCACGGAAGTAAAACTTTATTGATGCAAACCGGTGATGGCCAGATTACCGAACCTTATTCTATTTCTGCCGGACTCGATTATCCGGGAGTTGGACCTATGCATGCCAATCTATTTACCAGCAAAAGAGGTGAATTTATAAGTGTTACTGATGAAGCTGCCATGAAAGCCGGTCTGGAACTGGCAAAATTGGAAGGAATTATCCCCGCCATTGAAACTTCTCATGCGCTGGCAATTTTTGAAACCAGAAAGTTCAAGGAAGATGACATTGTGGTAGTGAACCTTTCAGGACGTGGAGATAAAGACCTGAATACCTATATCGAATATTTTAATTTATAATACACGTCACGCTGAACTTTTTTCAGCGTCTCTTGAGATTCTGAGACAAGTTCAGAATGATGAAAAAATATGCTTCGGGCTTCGCGCTCGCAATGACAGAAAAAGTAGAAAATGAACAGAATTAATCAAAAATTGCAGGAAGACCATAAACTGCTCTCAATATATTTTACTGCCGGGTATCCTGATTTTGAGGATACTGAAAAGATCATTGTAGATCTGGAAAAAAGTGGAGTCGATTTTATTGAAATCGGACTTCCTTTTAGCGATCCGCTGGCAGATGGACCAACCATTCAGAAAAGTTCTACCAAAGCGCTCAAAAATGGAATGACGACCTCAAAATTATTTGAGCAACTAAAAGGTATTAGGAATAAGGTTGAAATTCCACTTATTATTATGGGCTATTTTAATCCTATTTTGCAATATGGAGTGGAGGATTTCTGTAAAAAATGCCAGGAAACGGGAATTGATGGACTCATTATCCCAGATCTTCCGGTAGACGTTTATCATGAAAAATATCAGGAGTTATTTGAACAATATGGTTTAAGAAATATCTTTTTAATTACTCCCCAAACTTCAGACGAACGTATTCATTTTATAGATTCAGTATCCAACGGATTCATTTATATGGTAAGTAGTGCGAGTGTGACCGGTTCCACAAGTGGATTTGGTGAAGATACCAGAGCATATTTTAAAAGAGTAAATGATCTTCAGCTTAAAAATCCTCAAATTGTAGGCTTTGGAATAAAAGATAACGAAACCTTTAATCAGGCTACTGAATATGCAAAAGGAGCCATTATTGGTAGTGCTTTTATTAAGCACATAAATGAAAATGGAACTTCAAACGTTGGTTCATTTGTGAAGAAAGTGAAGGCTTTAACCTAATTCTAACAGGCTCTTAAGAGGTTTTAAGAGGCGTTGTTGTTATCTTAGAGTCAACTTAAAAACTTAATATTATGGGAGGACCAATTGAAGATAATCACAGAGAAAGAAGTAAGGATCAAAAGAATCCTACGAACCCAACCGGAAACCGTAATGAAGAAACGAATAAGGTTGACATAGATGAAAAAACCATCAAAGATCAGCAGAACAAAAAGTAGTTCATGGGAAGAGGTGATAAAAAAACCAAAAGAGGTAAAATTGCAATTGGTACCAGTGGGAAACTAAGACCTAAACGTAAAAAGTTTAAGATCAAGCCAACCACACTGGCTAACCAGGATAAGAAAGAATTGCAGTGAATTAGAAAAATTCTTTATACTGAAGAACCCTGAAATCAAGAGTATTGAATTCAGGGTTTTTCTTTTTCATGTATTTATATAGCCGTGAGCTTCCAACCGCAATATTAGCAGCTCCCGAAGGAGCAATCAACGAAACTGTTTTTATAAGTCTCCCATCAACTATAAACTGATGTATCCTTGGGGATTTATTAGAAATCACCTTTAATCTAATATCATGTTTTGAATCTTTCAGATATTTCCTGAAAAAATACTCGGGTC contains these protein-coding regions:
- a CDS encoding anthranilate synthase component I family protein; translation: MFKLNTKYKKILADTITPVSIYLKLRDKYPNSLLLESSDYHASDNSFSYICCNPIASFKIENDVITTTFPDGNREILNIDKQVSVPQEIQKFSKKFKADSSEFKFINNGLFGYIAYDSVRYFENVDVTRKEKDLQIPDIYYAVYQNIIAINHFKNEAYIFDHSYNSENKIDEIEQLLKVKNFASYNFSRSDDPRSNLTDEQYKTVVKEAKEHCHRGDVFQLVLSRRFSQKFKGDEFNVYRALRNVNPSPYLFYFDYGNFKIFGSSPEAQLVVDKGRAEIHPIAGTFKRTGNDEKDAEIAKELAIDEKENSEHVMLVDLARNDLSRNGSDVKVENYREIQFFSHVIHLVSKVTGKKHPNVSTPQIVADTFPAGTLSGAPKPMALKLIEKFENVNRSAYGGAIGFMDFEGNFNHAIIIRSFVSKNHELHYQAGAGIVSESKPENELQEVYNKLGALTKALEIAEEI
- a CDS encoding anthranilate synthase component II encodes the protein MKKILVIDNYDSFVYNLVHYLEELDCKVIVRRNDKLHIDDVEEYDKILLSPGPGIPEEAGLLKPIIEKYAATKSILGVCLGMQAIGEVFGGKLLNLDEVHHGVATKITLFVDDEYLFDGLEKELIVGRYHSWVVEKNLPPTLQATSYDEKGEIMSLRHKEFDVRGVQFHPESVLTPEGKKMIKNWVEGPVKKHVAQEKAEKTIQ
- the trpD gene encoding anthranilate phosphoribosyltransferase, whose amino-acid sequence is MKELLNRLISHETISTDEAKQVIFNISEGKYNDTQIAAFLTVYMMRSITIEELEGFRDALLELCIKVDLSAYNAVDLCGTGGDGKDTFNVSTTSSFVTAGAGVKVAKHGNYGVSSVSGSSNVMEYLGIKFSSDAGFLEKCIDQANICILHAPLFHPAMKNVGPVRKSLAVKTFFNMLGPMVNPAFPKNQLVGVFSLELARMYAYLYQNTDKNYTILHSLDGYDEISLTGETKSISNNSERILKASDFGVSELKQTEIAGGGSVESSAEILTNILKGKGSQAQNNVVCANAGMAIATSRNMSPHEGFAEAKESLESGKAFDSFKKLQKLSQN
- the trpC gene encoding indole-3-glycerol phosphate synthase TrpC, whose protein sequence is MNILDKIIADKFKEVELKKSLIPVSQLENSVLFDRKCISLAESLKNGSGIIAEHKRRSPSKSVINQSLNVQDVVKGYEEAEVSGISVLTDGKYFGGSLEDLLYARASVNTPLLRKEFMVDAYQVSEAKAYGADAILLIAAVLSEKQLIYLADSAKKLGMDVLLEIHNEEELQKSLNVNADMIGVNNRNLKTFEVSIDTSKRLAKLIPNEFVKVSESGISTTAAITDLKNYGFEGFLIGENFMKTDNPGAAAKEFITELKSMA
- a CDS encoding phosphoribosylanthranilate isomerase; protein product: MDLENMKEKSMVTSASGQSSGLSLKVCGMQNSGNMIQVSELKPDYMGLIFYDKSPRYFDGDLPEIDPEIKKTGVFVNAEIQEIKEKVLKYNLNAVQLHGEESAGFSKDLRTELQKSGNTPELIKVFSVGDDFDFQEIKAFEGIVDYFLFDTKGALRGGNGTEFNWQILKDYPSNTPFFLSGGIGPEHGRAITELKSHFHKKGKPELLYAIDVNSKFELKPGLKKLKELKDFKTQINS
- the trpB gene encoding tryptophan synthase subunit beta gives rise to the protein MSYQVNENGYYGEFGGAYIPEMLYPNVEELRSRYLDIMQEESFQKEFKELLKEYVGRPTPLYYAKRFSEKYGTKVYLKREDLCHTGAHKVNNTIGQILMAQKLGKKRIIAETGAGQHGVATATVCALMGMECIVYMGEIDIDRQAPNVARMKMLGAKVVPAKSGSRTLKDATNEAIRDWINNPVDTHYIIGSVVGPHPYPDMVARFQAVISEEIKNQLKEKEGKEEPDFVVACVGGGSNAAGAYYHYLDNPDVGIIAVEAAGKGINSGESAATSALGKAGIIHGSKTLLMQTGDGQITEPYSISAGLDYPGVGPMHANLFTSKRGEFISVTDEAAMKAGLELAKLEGIIPAIETSHALAIFETRKFKEDDIVVVNLSGRGDKDLNTYIEYFNL
- the trpA gene encoding tryptophan synthase subunit alpha, giving the protein MNRINQKLQEDHKLLSIYFTAGYPDFEDTEKIIVDLEKSGVDFIEIGLPFSDPLADGPTIQKSSTKALKNGMTTSKLFEQLKGIRNKVEIPLIIMGYFNPILQYGVEDFCKKCQETGIDGLIIPDLPVDVYHEKYQELFEQYGLRNIFLITPQTSDERIHFIDSVSNGFIYMVSSASVTGSTSGFGEDTRAYFKRVNDLQLKNPQIVGFGIKDNETFNQATEYAKGAIIGSAFIKHINENGTSNVGSFVKKVKALT
- a CDS encoding 30S ribosomal protein THX → MGRGDKKTKRGKIAIGTSGKLRPKRKKFKIKPTTLANQDKKELQ